From one Eucalyptus grandis isolate ANBG69807.140 chromosome 9, ASM1654582v1, whole genome shotgun sequence genomic stretch:
- the LOC104418877 gene encoding DNA-binding protein HEXBP: MTSMSRSPSRSRSRSPIDRKMRSERISYRDAPYRRDTRRGFSRDLCKNCKRPGHFARDCPNVAICHNCGLPGHIASECTTKSLCWNCREPGHTASNCPNESICHTCGKAGHIARECSAPPGDLRLCNNCYKQGHIAADCTNEKACNNCRKTGHLARDCPNEPVCNMCNISGHVARQCPKGNVMGERGGGVGRSGGGGGGGGGGGGFRDVVCRNCQQVGHMSNECVGTFTICRNCGGRGHMAYECPSGRFMDRFPRRY; encoded by the exons ATGACTTCAATGAGCAGGAGCCCTAGCAGGAGCAGGTCCAGGAGCCCAATTGATCGAAAGATGCGTTCTGAGCGCATTTCATATCGTGATGCGCCTTACAGGAGAGACACTCGTCGTGGTTTCAG CCGAGATCTGTGCAAAAATTGCAAACGTCCTGGGCATTTTGCTAGAGACTGTCCCAATGTGGCAATTTGTCACAATTGCGGTCTCCCAGG GCACATTGCTTCAGAATGCACCACCAAATCATTATGTTGGAACTGCCGTGAACCTGGCCACACGGCCAGCAACTGTCCGAATGAAAGCATCTGCCATACATGTGGTAAGGCCGGACATATTGCTAGAGAATGCAGCGCTCCTCCTGGTGACTTGAGGCTATGCAACAACTGCTACAAGCAAGGGCACATTGCAGCTGACTGTACGAATGAGAAGGCATGCAACAACTGTAGGAAAACTGGCCACCTGGCACGTGATTGCCCGAATGAGCCAGTCTGCAATATGTGCAACATATCTGGGCACGTGGCTAGGCAGTGTCCTAAAGGCAATGTCATGGGAGAGCGAGGTGGTGGTGTTGGGcgcagcggcggtggcggcggtggcggcggtggcggtggcggtttCAGGGATGTCGTGTGTAGGAACTGTCAGCAGGTGGGTCATATGAGCAACGAGTGCGTGGGAACTTTTACAATCTGCCGCAACTGTGGAGGACGGGGGCACATGGCATATGAGTGCCCATCAGGGAGGTTCATGGACCGTTTCCCTAGAAGGTACTGA
- the LOC104418876 gene encoding protein FMP32, mitochondrial, producing MAALRRALQLGIKSERSLSSFRALNAYSTSSPSSSPVHRFDCRQFSQLVKSNGTRACLVDTLALVRSLEAQGVPSKQAEAITSAIIEVLNDSLENVAHSFVSKVEMQKTEIIQESNLSKFKSEVQSSQEHHLTLLQRETEKLRGDIDKTRSELKYEIDKVTAGQRLDLNLERGRIRDELANQNAETTNLTNKLDREIHALRAQLEAAKYDVIKYCIGTLVSISAVGLAVLRILM from the exons ATGGCTGCGTTGAGACGCGCGCTTCAATTGGGGATCAAGTCGGAGAGAAGCCTGTCGAGTTTCCGCGCTTTGAACGCGTATTCGACGTCGAGCCCTTCGTCTTCGCCGGTCCATAGATTTGATTGCAGACAGTTTTCTCAGCTCGTGAAGTCGAATGGGACCCGCGCCTGTCTCGTCGACACGTTGGCTCTG GTGAGGAGCTTGGAAGCACAGGGCGTGCCATCGAAGCAAGCTGAGGCGATAACATCTGCGATCATAGAGGTTTTGAATGATAGTTTGGAGAACGTGGCCCATTCTTTCGTGTCGAAAGTAGAAATGCAAAAG ACTGAAATTATTCAAGAATCGAACCTTTCGAAGTTCAAGTCTGAAGTACAGAGTTCGCAG GAACATCATTTGACTCTGTTGCAACGTGAGACTGAAAAACTTCGTGGTGATATAGATAAGACGCGTAGTGAATTGAA GTATGAGATAGACAAAGTTACTGCTGGGCAAAGATTGGATTTAAATCTTGAGAGAGG GCGGATACGAGATGAACTAGCCAACCAAAATGCTGAAACCACCAATCTCACAAACAAACTTGATCGG GAAATTCATGCCTTGCGAGCCCAATTGGAAGCAGCAAAGTATGACGTGATTAAATACTGTATTGGTACTCTTGTTTCAATATCTGCTGTTGGTCTGGCTGTTCTTCGTATTTTGATGTAG